CCTGAACCCGACCATCTTGTCATGCCGCGCCGGGTGTGTCATCTCTTCGCTCGTTCGGTCTCCTTTGCACGGGCGTAGAATGAACTCGCCAAGGTGAGAAGACAGGTGCCACCCGCAATCGCCCATGGCAGGTAGCCGTTATGGTACTGAGCAGCAGAGAGGCACCCTATAGCCGCATAGTAGCCGGCAACATAGGGTATGAGAATCGCGGGCCTGGCAGGGCTGCGGTACTCAACCTTCAGCACATGGTCTATTGTCGCGGCCCCCAAGGCCCACGTGGCATAACCGATTCCTGCCCAAGTGCTGAAATCGCTCTTCTTGTGAGAGAGGTCCACAATGCTCGAAGCCAGAATCGGAATTCCCACTAACTCTGTTCCCGCGCCCAGATACGGTGCTGCAGCAGGCGCGTGAACGCGCGTGATAAAGTATCCAGTGCCGACCAGGTTGGTCGACGTCGCCAGCCAGAAATCAGGGTCGCTAACGAAAGTGCTGGTTGGCAGCACGGCGGCCGGACTCCCCCAGGCCTCGACTGCCGTGACGACAGCCGCCACGACAATCAACATCATCGGCGCAGGTCTGCTCGTCTTTCGGTTCATCGCCGCCTCGCTCCTCCGGCAGTCCGGGCTTCCTTTCGTATCGGTCTCCGCCCTCCGCCCAGTTCAAGCCGCGGGCACGACACGCTCGGACTCCCTCTTGTCCTTGATTGCCTGCAGCCGGCCGCGCCAGACCTGCGCTTCGGCCGTGCGGTTGGTCTGTTCGCAGAGCCGGGCCAGGCCGTCGAGGACTCGCGCGGTCTCCGGATGCTCCGGGCCGAGCGCTCTGTCACGGACTGCCAGCGCCCGGTGGTAGAAAGCTTCGGCTTCACCGTACTTGCCCGTGGCCAGGCGCAGCTCAGCCAGGCCGTACAACGGGAACGCGACATCCTGATGCTCAGGCCCGACGGCGTTTTCAATGATAGCCAGTGAGCGCTGATGTAGCTGTTCGGACTCGGCAAGATGCCCCTGCAGCCGGTAGAGTTCGGCCACGCTGTGCATCGGGCCACGGGCCAGATTGATGTCGTCGGGCCCGACCATGCTCTCCATCAACGTGAATGCCCGGTGCAGGAACGGCTCGGCGTCAGAGTAACGCCCGGTGCGGAGGAGGTGCCAGCCCAGCGCGTCGAGACGGCTGGCCACGATATTGTCGGGCGCGCGCGCGCGTTCGGCAATCTCCAATGCTTCGCGGAACAGGTGTTCCGCTTCCGGCAACCGGTCCTGTTCCTGACAGAAATCCCCGTAGTTGAGCAGCGCCTCCGACAATGCGATTTCGACCGACCCGAGACTTCCCTTCGGGTCGGATTCGCCTGCCGCCCGCAGTGTGGCGATGGCCTCACAGAACAGCGCGTCAGCATCGCGGTAGCGGGCGCCGAAATGGCAGACTCCGGCGAGAGTGGCAAGTGCGTTGGCCAGCAATATTCGGTCCGGCTTAGTCGTGCTGCGCAGAGTCTTGATCGCTTGATCGAGCAGGGGCTCGGCCTCGCTGAGACGAGCCTGATCATAGAACAGGACGGCAAGCCGCACCAGGATACGCACGTACGGTATCGAGTCCTTACCCAGGACCTTCTCACCACGCGCCAGTGCCTCCTGAAGGAGCGATTCGGCCGAGCGAAGATCCCCGATTTTCACTTCGCACCCCGCAAGGTAGCCCAGCGTTCGCACTGCCGCCGGGTGGTCCGGTCCCAGGCGCGCAACGAACGATTGATATCGCTCCCGGGTCAGCGAAAGCTGGAGTTGCTGCCACCGCCCGGTCCGCTCGATATTCACCAGTATGCTGTTGCACCATTCCGTGAAGCTCTCTGGTTCGGCCGCCAGACTGCCGTGATGATTTGCTTCGGCGAAAGCGCGGATGTGTGCCTCAGTCACATTGTTTGGCGCGATGTCCTTGAGTTGCCGAGCGTAGTAGTTCAAGAGAAACAGATGCACTTGCTCTCTCAACTCCGGGGCCTGGTGCTCCTGCAGGCTCTGGCGCATGAGCTGGTGCATTCGCCAATGCCCCGACGCCGGGTCCTGGTCAATGAACGAGAAGCGGCACAGGTCGGCAAAGGCAGTAAGCGAATAGCCGGTGTGGTACTCACTCACCAGCGCCTTGAACAGCTCGTAATCCCAGAACCTCGGCGTGGAAAGCACCTTGAGCGTTTCGACTTCAGGCTGAGTCAGGTGGCGCAGGAAGCGGTCAAACATCTCCAGCCGGGTGTGGGCGAAGTCATCCGGCTGCGGAGTACGATTGTGCCGTTCCTTGATTTCAACCCAGGTGTCGACGGCCAGGTCAAGAAAGTACGGCACGCCCTGGCTGCTGGTCACGATTGTGCTCTGAATCGCGGGGTCGTCGACCCCGCAGGCGGCCAGGAATCGCCGGGCATCGCTGTCACCCAGGCCGCCGACCAGGTGCTGCTGAAGGGCGCCGGCCCACTCCTCGTCCGCCTCTGCCCAGCGGAGCTGCTCCCGCCCGAAAATGACCCAGAGCACCTCGGGCAGTTGCGCCACCAGTTCCCTTACCCAGGCCTCCCGCTCCCGCAGCTTGCCTTCCACTCGTTCGGACCCGGATAGCGCATCATAGGTATCCAGGAAGACGACGGCCGATTTGCCGGCAAGAGCTGCTCTTACATCTGATGCCCAGTACATCGGCAGGCGTCCGGCAATGTCCAAAGGTTCCATCCCGACCAGACCCTTCAGTTCCTGGTGGCCCCGTTTCTCCCACCAGTCCTTGACCAGCAGGCTGCCTCTGACCGTCAGCACGCCCAGCCGGGCGACGATTCCGATAAACGGCAGGTCCTTTGCCAGATGAATAATGTCCAGCAGATGCACGCTGTCTTCCAGGAATGGGAAGTTGTTCTTGCTCATCGGTGTCTGAGGATGGGTCTTCTGCCAGTACACGGCATAGGCGATGTCAAAGGTCGGGAAGCCGACCTTGTACTTACGCTGGAGTTCCTTGCGCAGGGCGAACAGCGCCGTCTCCTGGTCACGGTACTGGGCCAGGTCGAAATCGAGCGCGGCAGCTAACACGTCCGACCGGCCGTCAATCAGCCGTTGCAGCTCCCGGCGCAGGCTGGTCTTGCCGATGCCGCCCACGCCGAAATAGACCAGGACCGTGTTGGCATCAGGACGGTGCTCGGCGAGAACGCGCCGGAACGCGGCGATGAAGTCTTCCCGGTCCGTGAACTGGCGCGCCGCCACCGGCCGGCTTTCGCTCGGCGTGTGCTTCGGTCTTATCGGCATGGGCGGCAACTCCTCATGTTATCAATATGCCTCCTGCCAAAGTCGAAGTCAAGCCCCGTTCGGTCAGACCGACAAGCGGCGCCGCGCCTTGCTGCCGGCATCCTCCGCTTGCAGTCCGCCTCCGCCAATCTGCAATCTGGAATCATCAATCTAGAATGAATTGACCCTCGCCGCGTCTTGGCAGTGTCATTCAGCCTTCGGCTTGTGCCGCAGCGCCTTGCGTTTCCGAGATTCGACCTTCTTGATGTTCTCGGCCGCAGGCAGGTTCTCGGGCATGACTTTGCCAATTGACCGTCTTTGCCATCTCGATCAATTCGGTGAGGTCAACGAAATGGTCCTTCCCGGCTCGACCAGAACTCAGCGCCAGCAGCAGTCGTCCGGCGAATCTGCTCAAACGGCGACGCGTGTCCATTGCTCGGTCTCATCACACTACCACTCACCTGCTACCTCATCAAACGATCTACGCCCTGCCCGAACGGGGTCATGGGGCGCAAGCTGTTAGCCGCAAGCCATCGGCTGTCATCATCGTCTGCCGTGCTATCAACTGGGAACTGGAACCTGCAAACTGGTCACTCGCGGCGAAGCCGCGCTGCGCCCTGACATCGCTCATAAACATGGGACTTGGCCCTTTGGCCCATGAGGTCGCGCTCATCGCCCGCCTGAAGCTAGTCGTTCTTGAGGTTCGAAGGCTTCCAGACGAGCTTGCCGGTCTTGTCGATGTAGCCTTGGTTCCCGCCATGCCCGACCGGCGCCAACCCCTCGTGGAAATCGTTGGCCTCCTCGCTCTGCGGCTCGATGACGAGTTTGCCGGTCTTGTCGACATAGCCCCACGTCCCACCGTCAACCGAGCCGTAGCCGTACTCGTCCAACTTCCCGCCAACGTTGACCGCTGCCAGTCCTTCGGAAAAGTGCTTGGCCTTGCCAAACCGCGGCTTGATGACGAACTCGCCGGTCTTGTCAATGTAGCCTTCTTTTCCGTCCAGCCCTACCGGCGCCAGCCCTTCGTGGAAGTCGTCGGTCTCGTCGAACTGCCGCTCGATGACGAGCTTGCCGGTCGCGTCAACAAAGCCCCACTTCCCACCTACAGCGCCGCCGTACTTGTCCTTCGCACCAACGTTGACCGCTGCCAGTCCTTCGGAAAAGTGCTTGGCATCGTCAAACCGCGGCTTGACGACGAACTCACCGCTCTTGTCAACGTAGCCCCACTTTCCTCCTGCAAAGAAGCCCTCCGTGTCCGACTTCGCGCCCACGTTTACCATCGCCAACCCCTCGCGGAGGTCTTCGGCCTTGTCGAACTGCGGCTCGATGACGAGTTTGCCGGTCTTGTCGATGTAACCCCACTTGCCACCTTCGACGCCAAATACGGAATGCGTCTCTCCACCGACGTTCACCGCTGCCAGCCCTTCAGAGAAGTCTCTGGCGCCGGCGAACTGCGGGTTGACTACAGGGTTGCCGGTCTTGTCAATGTAGCCCCACTTCCCACCCGCAACGATGCCGCCCTCGAACTCGCCCGAATTTCCGCCAACGTTGACCGCTGCCAGACCTTCAGAGAAGTCCTCGGCGCCGTCAAACTGTGGCTTGATGACGAAAGTGCCGGTCCTGTCGACATAGCCCCACTTCCCACCCGTAGCGTTGCCCCACTTGTCAGACTTCCCACCGACATTGACCGCTGCCAATCCTTCAGAGAAGCCCCTGGCGCCGGCGAACTTCAGGGCGATAGTCAGCTTACCGTTCGCGTCAATGTAGCCGCACCTCAAGCTGTCACAGACGTGGAACAGTGCGGCATGTTCCTGCTCTGGCGTCACGGCCGGCGTGCCCGCCGTCTGGCCGAAAGACAGCGTCGCCAACAGCGCGAGAGCGGTTATCAGGGCCTGTCTCATCATGTCATGTCTCCTTTGTTTGCGGTAATTCAATCTCAGTCATCCTGTCTTCTCCAATATCTGAATCTCTTCTTCCGTCAGTCCGTACAACTCGTACACCAGCGTGTCGATGGCACTGTCGGTGGTTGCGGTTTGGCGCTGGAGTGATTCCTGCTCATGCGGAGTCTTGGCCTTGGGCAACTGCTTGTGCAGAGCCTGCCCTGAGCCTGCCGAAGGGTCGAGCATCCGCTCCACCAGTTCAACCATTCTGTCATGCCGCGCGGCCAGCATCCTCGCTTTCGCTGAGCGTAGTCGGGCCTGAGGTGCCTGTGTCATTCTCCTTTGCACCCGATAGCACCAGTCTCAGGCCAAGGAAGTCATCAGGCTTGTCGAATGTGAACCGCTCAAGCACCTGAAACCAGACCAGGGACTTGAGATGACGTTCCTGTTCAGGTTGGTCGCGATTCTTGCTGAGCCAGTCAGGAGCATTCTTCAGGAACTCCTCAACCTGTGCGGGCAGATCGTTCATTGACCTGACGTCCACGTACCACTGTCCGCGTATCTTCGAAGAATCGCCGCCGACTGGGAGTGGGCTGTACTGCATGAGAAGACCGATGCTCGCAGCATCAATGACCGCGAGGGTTTCCCCTCCCCTGTCCTTGGATGGACTTTCGACGTGGACTGGGACAACCGGCACGTACACGTCTCCGCGTCGTATCCAGCCGATTTGCCGCTGGACGAGGGGCTCGCGCTGCGGGTCACTGTAGCGCGGTACGTAAGATGGATTGTCCCGGACGTACTCTGCCATGCTTGTGTAGGTCGTCAGAAGGACCGCCTTAGCCAGGTCGCGTTTGGTGCCGAACTGGGCGATCAGGGCATCTACGCTGCCGACGGAGACTTCCGTGCACCAGTCGAGAAGACGCTTGGCGAGAAACGCATCTTCTCCGCCGGCCACTGCCTCGCCCACGGCCTTCCCCCTCTGCCGGGCATCGCTGTCGGTGCGGTCAACGAACTCCTGTTTGTCGCGGAGTTCACTGAAACCAAAGAAAGTGTCAGCCTTGTCCGATGGGGTCTCGGTCAACCGCTCTTCATGTTTGCCTAGTTTCTTCAACAGTGGACGGAACCAGCCCCCGTCGGCGAAGCCTTCGGCGACGCCGGCCGCGAGCGCGACCACACGACTGGCCGGGATGGGCGCACCGGTGATTCGTGCGAGTTCGCTGTCCTCGAACTCCTTCTTCACGCGCTCAAACGCCTGCTTCAGAGTTGGTATCGCCGCCCTCTGTCTATCCCCTAATAGACTTTCCCCCGCGGCACCAGCCCGTGCCATCTCGTCGAGCATCTGAAGCAAGCCGTGCTCACCCGACACGGCCCACGCGAGCTCAGCGACGGGCTTCAGCCCCGCCTCCCCACCTTGACCTTCGGCAGTGAGCCGAAGTGCCTTCATGCAAAATACCCTGTCTATGGACTCTGTTCGACCGACGTGATGTGGTGGCTCTCTCCACAGGAGCGTATCCCAAGTGCCAGGAAACTCCGCCCTGCTCGCACGCAGGTACGCGTCTGCAAGCTCTGACAACTGCGAAGGTAGGCGGTTCTCGATTTCGCCGTACAGATCGGCCCACAGAGTCTCATCGCGTTCGCGTTGCCGACGCTCTAACAGCCAACCCCCCATCCAGAGATGCATTACTTCTGTGCGTCCACGTAAGTCCCTCCGTAGGTTCTTCAGGGCATGCAGGCGCGCCTTGGTCCGCTGCAGGCTGGCATTTCGCTCAACTGATGGGTTCGCATAGTTCAACTCCAGTTCAAGTTCCTCCTCGCCGTATGGTGAGTCGTCCGCGACGTGTGTGTGGAGACCGTCGGCAGCGTTGAGCAGGTCCACGATGTCATCCTTGTGTCTGTAATTGCAGGCTGACCTGAGCAGATTCTGAGTCACGTTGAGCGTGCTCCTAATCGACCTTGTGAGCGCCTCCGGGATAGTCCCGGTGTCGTCCAGTGCGGCGGTCACGCGCCCAGAGAGTGCCCACATCACCTGCTTGATCCACCCCGCGATTGCGTCAATCACCTGTCGCCGTGTTTCGTTGTCCAGTCGTTGAGAGGCAGAGTCCAGCAAAGCGCGAAGGGGTTCGTTCAGGAATGACAGAAAGAGAGAGGGAGTCTTGAACATGCCACTACTTAGGATGATCGTCACACCCAGGAATCCAGTCTTGTAGATGCTCTCGGGGGACCTGGTGAGGATTGCCTCGTCGACGACGCGCCGAATGTCATGCAGTATCCACTCGGTCTCGTGCATCGCTGGCTCTGACTTGTCTGATCCATCTCGCTGGAGGTTATCTTTCTCCCAGTCCAATGCGTATTCAGTGAACGCGGATCCTAGCTCGACATACGTGCTGACGCATTCGTCAATTCTGCTCTGGGCACTATTGCGAACTGCTTCCGCAAGCTGGTCTCGGAGTCTCTCGAGAGCTGGCCTGAGCTCTGAGGTCAAGTTCTCGTACCTCGGGTCTAGCTTGAATGCCCGCCGGGCTAGTCTCCGCACCTCGGCCAACGCACGGGGATCGCGAACCAAGTCTTGGTCGAAGCTAATGACTGGGCTAGCTTCGTGTACAATGTCTCCGTATCCCGCCCTTAGGTACCTTCGTCTGTTCTCGGCCAGCCTGCGGCCCTGGCTGGTACCGGGAGTGGAGCCGGATGCCTTCTGCGGTTCCGGACTCGACTCGACCGCGCGAAAGGTGAATTCCGCATCGTTGGCTGCTTCCTCAATTACCCCAGCCAGTTCCTTCAAGACGCCGAAGTCCAGCTTGGTCACAAGTCCCCTCTCAGGAGCATAGACATTGTGATAGGCTGTTCCTTTCGGAGCATGCCGGAAGTAGACCAGTTCTATGCCCGATGCATCCAGGCTGTCCTGCAGATTCAACATCGCTAGACGCCTATCCTCTGATACATTCATGTGCCGCTTCAGGATGTCCTTCAAGAGCGCGGTTCGTTCCGCACGGAGGCGATTCCCGTCTAGGAGGATTAGCAGAAGTCGGTACAGAGACGGGACCATGAACAGGGCGAGTGCCAGCGGAGGAAGCACCTTGTAGGGAACGTTGCCTTGAACCATGAGGGTGGGGAATCCCAGCACCGCCCAAAGTGCAAGTGGATACACGGATCCAGCCCTCAGAAGCACACGCGTCTTGTCGCTTTCCTCCTCTCGGCGCATCCCAACGGAGATGGCTATGAGAAGAGCAAAGACGGTTCCGGTCAGCGCCGAGTGAATGGCCATCAACGTTTGACTGTCGATGATCCCATTCACCCACGTAGCGATCGACTGCAGTACTCGCACAATCAGCCCGAGCACTGGTGCTGCTGACCATGTGTTGATCCACGCGGCGTTCTCCGTTAGTCGATACCAAAGCGTCAACACTAGGATACCCACAGAGAGAGCAGCAATCATGGCGGTGGACTCAGGCTTGGGTAGATACCAGTGCATCCATGCTCGCCTCAGCCACGAAGGTTGAGCACTGCGTCGCAGCTGTTTGATACGTGCGCTGGATCCGCCTTTGGCTTCGCCAATCATGTCAACAGAACCTAGTACCCACCGCTGCGGCCAGTTGAGGTGACCATGCTTTCGGAAGCGAAGATGTCGTCTAGCCCTTCGGCTGAACTGGGCGTAGTCACGCCCGCTATCTTGATCGACTCTTCGCGGATGACCGGCTTGAAGACCCTTCGACTACGCTCAGGGCAGGCCCCGGTCAGACCGGCCGTGTTGGCGACGTCCCAGCCGAGGGATTCGAAGAAGGGGTTGAGGAGCTCGGAGCGTAGTTGTTCTTCTTTGTAGTCAGGGGACAGGAAGACCTTGCGGTCGCGGTCGAACCGCTCCACCGGGTCGCTGACTTGCTTCGGTGCAATCGGGCCCATTGCGGCAAAA
The bacterium DNA segment above includes these coding regions:
- a CDS encoding tetratricopeptide repeat protein; the encoded protein is MPIRPKHTPSESRPVAARQFTDREDFIAAFRRVLAEHRPDANTVLVYFGVGGIGKTSLRRELQRLIDGRSDVLAAALDFDLAQYRDQETALFALRKELQRKYKVGFPTFDIAYAVYWQKTHPQTPMSKNNFPFLEDSVHLLDIIHLAKDLPFIGIVARLGVLTVRGSLLVKDWWEKRGHQELKGLVGMEPLDIAGRLPMYWASDVRAALAGKSAVVFLDTYDALSGSERVEGKLREREAWVRELVAQLPEVLWVIFGREQLRWAEADEEWAGALQQHLVGGLGDSDARRFLAACGVDDPAIQSTIVTSSQGVPYFLDLAVDTWVEIKERHNRTPQPDDFAHTRLEMFDRFLRHLTQPEVETLKVLSTPRFWDYELFKALVSEYHTGYSLTAFADLCRFSFIDQDPASGHWRMHQLMRQSLQEHQAPELREQVHLFLLNYYARQLKDIAPNNVTEAHIRAFAEANHHGSLAAEPESFTEWCNSILVNIERTGRWQQLQLSLTRERYQSFVARLGPDHPAAVRTLGYLAGCEVKIGDLRSAESLLQEALARGEKVLGKDSIPYVRILVRLAVLFYDQARLSEAEPLLDQAIKTLRSTTKPDRILLANALATLAGVCHFGARYRDADALFCEAIATLRAAGESDPKGSLGSVEIALSEALLNYGDFCQEQDRLPEAEHLFREALEIAERARAPDNIVASRLDALGWHLLRTGRYSDAEPFLHRAFTLMESMVGPDDINLARGPMHSVAELYRLQGHLAESEQLHQRSLAIIENAVGPEHQDVAFPLYGLAELRLATGKYGEAEAFYHRALAVRDRALGPEHPETARVLDGLARLCEQTNRTAEAQVWRGRLQAIKDKRESERVVPAA
- a CDS encoding WG repeat-containing protein, which codes for MMRQALITALALLATLSFGQTAGTPAVTPEQEHAALFHVCDSLRCGYIDANGKLTIALKFAGARGFSEGLAAVNVGGKSDKWGNATGGKWGYVDRTGTFVIKPQFDGAEDFSEGLAAVNVGGNSGEFEGGIVAGGKWGYIDKTGNPVVNPQFAGARDFSEGLAAVNVGGETHSVFGVEGGKWGYIDKTGKLVIEPQFDKAEDLREGLAMVNVGAKSDTEGFFAGGKWGYVDKSGEFVVKPRFDDAKHFSEGLAAVNVGAKDKYGGAVGGKWGFVDATGKLVIERQFDETDDFHEGLAPVGLDGKEGYIDKTGEFVIKPRFGKAKHFSEGLAAVNVGGKLDEYGYGSVDGGTWGYVDKTGKLVIEPQSEEANDFHEGLAPVGHGGNQGYIDKTGKLVWKPSNLKND